The nucleotide window CCTATCGGCTGGCCGCGCCGGTGGACGGCATGGTCGAGCGCATCGCCGTGGAACCGGGGCAGCAGGTGCGGGAGGGCGAGGTGGTCGCGGTCGTGAGGCCCTCTTCCTCGCCCTTGCTGGATCCGGCCAGCCGGGCGCAGGACGCCGCGCAACTGGCGGCCGTCACCAGCGAAATCGAGGCCGCGCGCTTCGCCGCGGCGGCGGCCGAAGCGTCGCAGGTGCGCAGCGCGCTCGCGCTGCAGCGTGGCCTTCTGCTCGCCCACGACCGGCTCATCTCCGACGACAGTCTGGACGAGCTGGAGGCGCAGGCGGTGTCCGACGCCGCCGCATTGCTGTCGGCGCGCAAGCGCGTGCAGACGCTGGAACGGATCGAGGACGGCTACCGGCGCGCGCTGGGCCTGCAGGGCGCCGGCTCGCGCGCGCAGGGCGTCCAGCTGCGCGCGCCGGTGGCCGGCCGCGTGATCCGCCGCCATGTCGAGAGCGCGGTGCCGGTCGCCCGGGGACAGCCGCTGCTCGACTTTGGGCAGACCCTCGACCTGGATGTGGTGGCCGATGTGCTGACCACCGATGCCGTGCGGCTCCGGCCCGGCATGCGCGTGCGCCTGAGCGACTGGGGAGGTGCACAGCCGCTTGCGGGGCAGGTGCGCAGCGTGGAGCCCGGTGGATTCGCCAAGGTTTCCGCCCTGGGCGTCGAAGAGCGCCGCACCCGGGTGCGGATCGCCCTGGATGACGCCAGCAGGCAGGTCGCGTGGTCCGGCGCGCTGGGGGACGGCTTCCAGCTGCAGGCCGAATTCATCGTCTGGCAGCATCCCTCCGTGTTGCGCGTTCCCCTGGCGGCGCTGTTCCGCGATGGCGACGCATGGGCCGTCTATGCGGTGCAGCAGGGCCGCGCCCGCCTGCGCCATGTGCGCATCGGCCACACCGGACAGGAGCACGCGCAGGTGCTCTCGGGCCTGGAGGAGGGTGTGCAGGTGGTGCTGTACCCGGGCAGCGGATTGCGCCAGGACATGCGTGTGGCGCCGCGCGGCAGGTGATGCCGCGGATGGCCCGTGGCAGGGGCGACGCCTGCCAGGTCATGCGCAGGCGTGTCGTCCGCGACCGTCGGCCGCGGAGGGCGGGTCCGGGCGGGCCGGTCGGCGCGTCAGGGGCGCGTGCGCGACAATGCGCCCGCCACCAGCATCAGCGCTGCCAGCCCACCGAAGAATATCCAGGGATGTTCGCCCACGTAGCGGGTCACATGCTGGAGCATGGCGCGCAGGCGCCCGCCCACCTCGTTGGGCATGACGGCACGTGCCGGCGCCGGGTGGCGGGTGTCCGTCGAGGGCGCGCGTCGCCGCGCGGCGCCAGGCGGGTGCTGGATGCGTGCCATGGCCTGCTCCGGATGCCGTGCCCGCGCGGCGCCGTGCGACGCGCGGGCGTTCAAGGATCAGTTGACGGTCAGCTTGCGGGAACCGTTGCCTGGCTTCTTCGGCAGAAGCAGGCTGAGCACCCCGCCGTCGTAGTGCGCTTCGGCCCGGGCGTCGTCGATCTCCGAGGGCAGCGTGAACGAACGGTAGGCCTGGCCTTCGTAGCGCTCGCTGTAGAGCTCCTTCTGCTCGTCGCGCTTCTTCTCGCGCTTCGCTTCGGCGGTGATGGTGACCTGGTTGCCTTGGATGGCGATATCGATGTCCTCCTTCTTCACCCCCGGCACATCGACCTTCACGTGGTATCCCTGCTCGTCCTCGCGCACGTCCATGCGCATCTCCAGCATGTGCTCGTACTGACGCGCCAGCGGGCCACGCGCGCCCAGGTTGCGTACCAGGTCTTCAAGCTCGGGAAACCAGTCCAGACGGTTGTCCTGGCGGAACGGGTTCCAGCGGGTGGGCAGTGCCATGGCGGATCTCCTCAAGGTCATCGGCCCCATGTGCGGACCGCGCAGGGAGGATGGGCCCGCAGCGCCGGCACAGTGTTGATCCTGGTCAACAAAACGCCGCATGGATTCCGCGCACGGCGGGACAGGCCGCATCGCGCGAAGTGCGCGCAAGGCATGCCGGCACCGAGGCGACGGGGCCGCAGTAACGCGACCTGCGACACCGGCAGTCACCCCGCGCCGGACTGATGGCCAGGCCGGTGCCATCCACTTGATCCAGGTCAATGGCCCGCGCCGGCAGGGCCCCTAGCATGGCCCGCTACCCGGTCCTGCAAGGAAGTCGCGTCCTGCCATGATTGCTACGCCCATCACGCATGCGGATGGCGCACGACGGTGACGCGGTTCGACGCTCTGGCCCTGGCCGGCACCCGGCTGGCGATCGATCGCGTGGATGACCGCATGGTCGTGCTGTTCTCCCTGCGCCAACGGCTGGCCGCGCTGGCGGGGAGGATCAAGGCACGCGCGGGCATGCCTGCGCTGGACGCCGCACGCGAACAGCAGGTGATCGCGCGGGCACGCGTCCGGGCACGGCGCTGCGGGCTCGATCCCGACCGTGGCCAGTTGCTGATGGCCTGGCTGATCGCGCACGCCCACCAGCGGCAACGCGCTCCCGAATTCCAGGCCTCCCCTCCACAGGCGCCCTCCATGTCCGCATCCGACCTTCCGCACATCACCGATCCCGTGCTGCGCCTGCTGCCGCCGCCGCGCTACTGGCGCCTGCTGCTGACACGTGTTCCCGACCCGGTGCATCACATCGCAGTGCCCCGCCTGCTCACCCAGGCCCTGGCATCGCCCGACGCCCGGCGCACCCTGGCGCCCATCGCGGGGCGCCGCATCGGCATCGAGGTGAGCGATCTGGGACTGCGGTGGGTCCTCACGCTGGAAGGCGAACGGCTGCGGCCCAGCACGGAAGCGGCGGAAGCGACCGTGTCCGGTCCGGTCACCGATCTGCTGCTGTTGGCGAGCCGGCTGGAAGACGCCGACACGCTCTTCTTCCAGCGACGGCTGATGCTGACCGGCGACACCGAACTCGGCCTGCTGCTGCGCAACCTGCTCGACCGCCTGCCGTGGGAGACCTTTCCGCTGGGCTCGCGCATCCTGCTGCAGCGGGGCGCCCGGCTGCTGCAGCGCGCACGCAGCGCCCACCGGTCCCGCGAGGTGGCGGCATGAACGCGGCCGTCCGCCCGGCGTGGTCGCCCGACCTGGAGGAGCGCTACGCCGATGTGATGGAACGTGCGGGCAGTGGCGTGCCCTGCCTGGAATGGCCGTTCCATCTGCCCTGGATCGACGCCATCGCCAAGCTCAAGCGCGAGCGCGGCGCGGTGATCATGGCGCACAGCTACCAGTCGCCGGAGATCTTCCACGGCGTGGCCGACATCACCGGCGACTCGCTGGCCCTGGCGCAGGCGGCCGCCACCGTGGACAGCGACGTGGTGGTCATGTGCGGCGTGCATTTCATGGCCGAGACCGCGAAGATCCTCGCACCGCAGCGGACGGTGCTCATCCCCGACCCCGAAGCCGGCTGCTCGCTGGCCAGCTCGATCACCGCCGCAGACGTGCGCGCCCTGCGCGCGCGCCATCCCGGTGCGCCCGTGGTCACCTACGTCAATACCAGCGCCGCGGTGAAGGCCGAGTCCGACGCCTGTTGCACCTCGGCCAATGCGCTGCAGGTGGTCGAATCGATGGGGGCCGACAAGGTGATCTTCCTGCCCGACCAGTTCCTCGGCCGTCATGTCGCTTCGATGACGTCCGTGGAACTGGTGCTGTGGGAGGGCCGTTGCGAAGTGCACGAGCGGTTCACGGCGCAACAGGCCAGGCATGCGCGCGCGCGCTTCGACGCGCGGGTCATCGCCCACCCGGAGTGTCCGCCGGAGGTGCTGGAGGAAGCCGATTTCGTCGGCTCCACCACCGCCATGGGCCGCTGGCTGGAACGCGAACGCCCTGCCCGGGTCGCCCTGATCACCGAGTGCTCGATGGGCGACAACCTGCGCACGCGCTTCCCGGACATCGAGTTCGTGAAACCGTGCAACCTGTGTCCTCACATGAAGCGGATCACGCTGCCCGGGATCTTCGACTGCCTGCGCGACCTGCGGCACCGGGTGGAGATCGACGCGGAGACCTCGCGCCGCGCGCGCGCCGCACTCGAGCGGATGCTCGCGGTGGGCCGGCGGGAGCGGGTGTGAACCTGCCCGCCAACCGCCTGGTCGTGGTCGGCACCGGGGTCGCCGGCCTGGTCACCGCGCTGTCCGCCGCGCCCAGGCCGGTGCTGCTGGTGGGCGGCTCGCCCCCCGGCAGCGGCGGCTGCACCGCGCTGGCGCAGGGCGGTATCGCAGCGGCCATGGCCTTCGACGACTCCGCGGCGGAACACGCGCGGGACACACTGGCGGCCGGCGCCCACCACAACGACCACGATGCCGTCCACTACCTGGTCGGTGACGCCGGCCGGGCTGTGCGCTGGCTGCAGGCGCAGGGCGTGGTCTTCGATCGCGACGGTGACGGGCTGCAGCTGGGGCGCGAGGGTGGCCACGGCTGTTCCCGCATCGTGCACGCCGGTGGCGATGCCAGCGGCCAGGCGCTGTTGCAGGCGCTGGCGGATGCGGCACGCCGGGCGCCCCACATCACCTGGCGGGCACCGGCCTGGCTGGACGCCATCCGGCTATGCGACGGCCGGGTGTCGGGCGTGGCGCTGATCGAAGCGTGGACGCCGCCACAGGAACTCGAATGCGCCGAACTGGTGCTGGCCACCGGCGGCTGCGGCGCGCTGTTCGCGGCCACCACCAATCCGGCCAGCGCCGACGGCAACGGCCTGGCGCTCGCGCTGGCCTGCGGTGCGCGCC belongs to Pseudoxanthomonas sp. F37 and includes:
- a CDS encoding SCP2 sterol-binding domain-containing protein, encoding MTRFDALALAGTRLAIDRVDDRMVVLFSLRQRLAALAGRIKARAGMPALDAAREQQVIARARVRARRCGLDPDRGQLLMAWLIAHAHQRQRAPEFQASPPQAPSMSASDLPHITDPVLRLLPPPRYWRLLLTRVPDPVHHIAVPRLLTQALASPDARRTLAPIAGRRIGIEVSDLGLRWVLTLEGERLRPSTEAAEATVSGPVTDLLLLASRLEDADTLFFQRRLMLTGDTELGLLLRNLLDRLPWETFPLGSRILLQRGARLLQRARSAHRSREVAA
- the nadA gene encoding quinolinate synthase NadA, producing the protein MERAGSGVPCLEWPFHLPWIDAIAKLKRERGAVIMAHSYQSPEIFHGVADITGDSLALAQAAATVDSDVVVMCGVHFMAETAKILAPQRTVLIPDPEAGCSLASSITAADVRALRARHPGAPVVTYVNTSAAVKAESDACCTSANALQVVESMGADKVIFLPDQFLGRHVASMTSVELVLWEGRCEVHERFTAQQARHARARFDARVIAHPECPPEVLEEADFVGSTTAMGRWLERERPARVALITECSMGDNLRTRFPDIEFVKPCNLCPHMKRITLPGIFDCLRDLRHRVEIDAETSRRARAALERMLAVGRRERV
- a CDS encoding HlyD family efflux transporter periplasmic adaptor subunit, producing MARAPSKPRRLRAPLYALPVIALVAVALWGWLPRPVPVEMARVDSGPLMSGFTEEARTDLRSPYRLAAPVDGMVERIAVEPGQQVREGEVVAVVRPSSSPLLDPASRAQDAAQLAAVTSEIEAARFAAAAAEASQVRSALALQRGLLLAHDRLISDDSLDELEAQAVSDAAALLSARKRVQTLERIEDGYRRALGLQGAGSRAQGVQLRAPVAGRVIRRHVESAVPVARGQPLLDFGQTLDLDVVADVLTTDAVRLRPGMRVRLSDWGGAQPLAGQVRSVEPGGFAKVSALGVEERRTRVRIALDDASRQVAWSGALGDGFQLQAEFIVWQHPSVLRVPLAALFRDGDAWAVYAVQQGRARLRHVRIGHTGQEHAQVLSGLEEGVQVVLYPGSGLRQDMRVAPRGR
- a CDS encoding Hsp20/alpha crystallin family protein, coding for MALPTRWNPFRQDNRLDWFPELEDLVRNLGARGPLARQYEHMLEMRMDVREDEQGYHVKVDVPGVKKEDIDIAIQGNQVTITAEAKREKKRDEQKELYSERYEGQAYRSFTLPSEIDDARAEAHYDGGVLSLLLPKKPGNGSRKLTVN